From the Streptomyces sp. NBC_00390 genome, the window GCCCAGCGCCCGCTGCGCCCCGCCGACACGTCACTGCTCAACCGGGCCTTCCTCGGCCTTCTGGAATGGGCCACACATCCGATCACCGCTCAGGCCGTCACGTCCGAGGAGGGCGACAAGTGACCACCAGCCCGCCCCCCGGGGACATCCGCCGTGCCCTGTGGGAGAACGCGTCCGCGCCCAACGGCCTCCTGCGCAACGCGCGCGCCGAGGAACTGGTCGCGGCCGCCGAGTCGACCGGTAACCGCGACCTGCTCCGTCAGGCCCTGTTCGGCCTGATCAAGGCGTACGAGTACAGCACCGAGCGGGGCAAGATGATGGTCCCGTTCGCCCGGCTCCTTCAGGAGTGGGACCAGGACCCCTCGGCGTTCGACTCCAGTGACACCTACACCTTCCACTGGCTGTTCAAGTGGGTCAGCTCCGGCATGCTGTCCCTGCCGGAGATGCCGCTCGCGAGCATGGAGAAGTGGCTCGCCGAGATGGAGCGCCGGTACCGCGTCGGCGGCTACAGCGAACGAGCCGTTCGGCAGGCCGAGTTCGAACTCGCCGACGACACCGGCGACACCGAGCGGGCGGCGCGCGCGTTCGCCGCGTGGACCGCGGCTGACCGTGATCAGATGGCCAACTGCCACGCCTGCGAGCTCAACGACCAGGGCTGGTACTGGCTGCGACAGGGACAGGACGAGAAGGCTCTGCAAGTGTGGGAGCCGGTCCTCGCCGGCCGCTCCACCTGCATGGAGGAGCCGCACCGGGTCCTCGCCAAGTCACTGCTGCCGCTGTTGCGGACCGGGCGCGCCGACGAGGCCCGCAGAAACCATTTGCGCGGCTACCGCATGGCGCGGGGCAACGAAAGCCTGCTGCCGTCGATCGGTCTGCACATCGAGTTCTGCGCACTGACCGGGAACGAGGGCCGGGGCCTCGAACTGCTCGCCGAGCACGCCTCGCACCTCACCTCACAGGGCAACCCCTCGGCGCGACTGGAGATGTTCACCGGGACGCTCGTACTGCTCCAGCGCCTGCTGGCCCTCGGCCTTCAGACGCAGCCCGCGGTCGCGTACGCGGGACAGCAGCGCACGGTGCGAGAGCTGTACGACATCCTGGACTCCGAGGCCGTGTCGATCGCGGCCCGCTTCGACCTGCGCAACGGCAGCGACGTGGTCTCCCGCCGGCTGGCCGGCCGGCGCGGAGCCCGGCCGCTGGTGGACAGCCTGCCTCTGGGCGTCCGGGCCGCGTCGCTCACCGCCGCCGTACCTTCTGCGGCTGTCGCACCGGCACCGCAGGAGGCGGCGTCGCAGCAGCCGTTGTCCGAGCTGGTGGCCGAGGCACGCCAACTGCGCACGCAAGGCCACCCGAAGGCATCGTCCGCATGGGACAGGGTCGACGCTCTGGTCGCCGAGCGGGACGAGGCGCCCGACCCGATGCTCGCCGCCGACCTGCTGGAACGCCGCGCGGTCCGCGCGGGCCACGCGGGCGGGGACACCGTCCGCAGCTTCTTCGAGCAGACCGTCGCCGCCTACCGGGCAGCCGGAGACCCCGGCCGGGCGGCCCTCAACGAGCTGAGGGTGGTGTACGCGGCAGCGCAAACGGGGGCGGAGCCGGACGAGATCCGGAAGCTGCTGGCGACGGCCACGGCGTCGGCGCAGGCGCTGGACCCGTCCGATCCCACCAGGACACGGCGGATCGCGACGGCCGCACTGTCCGCGCTGAAGCTCGAGCCGGCCCTGCGGGACACGGACGGCGGTGAGCTCGTCCTCGACCACACGCGTTTCGACTCCGATCTGGCGGCGTTCGTCGCCGAGTTCGCCGGCGCGGTCACTCAGGAGGGCGGCGAGATCGGCGATCTGCTCTCCGACGCCGAGCAGTTGCGGGCCGAACAGGCCTGGCACACGGGCGACGTGGAGCGTGCCGACGAGCTGTTCGCCTCCGCGGCCGGGCGCAGCATCACCGCCGGCCGGCCGTGGGACGCCGCCGAGTCCCTGAGCCGCCGCGCCCGGCTGCTGCTGATGCTGCAACGCCCGCAGGAGGCCGAGCAGGTGGCGCGCGCCGCCCTCACGCACGGCGCCGAACTCGTCGAGCCGGACGAGCTGGGGCGGATACGGCTCACGCTGGCCGAGATCCTCTACCAGCATGACGGCAAGGAGTCCGAAGCAGCGCTCTACGCCCTGGAGGCGACGCACTGGTTCGATGCAGCCGGGGACTCGGCCGGCGCGGGAGCGTATGCCCGCCTGGTCCTCGCCCAGGCCTACGGCGAGACCGGACGCGCCGCCGAGGCGGCCGAAGTGCTCGAGTCCGTGCTGCCGGACCTGCTGGAGCACGGCGACGAGCGCGCCGTGCAGGCACGGGAGACGCTCGCGCGGAACCTGCGCGCACTCGGTGACCAGCGGGCCGCCGCCGAGCAGTATCTGCTCGCCGCCGAGGTGGTCAAGGGCTGGGAACACCAGCGGCCGCACGCCCAGCTGGCCACGCTCGCCGCCGAATGCCTCGCGGGCGCGGGGATGCAGGACGAGGCCGTAGCCGCCTACCACCGCGCGGTCGACCTGTGGGAGACCGTGGGCGAAGCGGTCGCCCTCGCCCGGGCACTGCGGTCCCTGGCATGGCTCGAGGCCCAGGAGGGTGACTCACGGGCCGCGAAGGATCTGATGGAGAAGGCGCTTTCGGCTGTCGGCGGCGACGGGCCCGAGCTCCTGCTGGAGCGCGCCAGGACATGGACACAGACGGCAGAGCTGCTCCTCGACGACCTGTACGAATACGACGAGGACGACGATGGGGAGGACGAAGGCGGGTCCCAGGACGGTGGGGAAGCGGCTGCCGTCCGCCGTGAGGCGCTCGTCCTGCTCGACAGGGCCGACGCCGCGTTCGAGGCGCTCGGCGCCGAGGTACTGGACGAGCGAGCCCGCTGCGTCGTCCGCGCGGCCTGGACCGAACGGGAACTCGACCGCACCGACGACGCGACTGCCCGGGTGCGCGCACTGATCGGCGAACTCTCGGCCCTGCCGTCGGACGGCGCCCGCTCCGCCGTGCGCCGTCTGGAGCACACGCTGGGGCAGCTCACACCGCCGAGCTGACATTACGGGGCACCGGCCGCAGGCCGGTGCCCCGTAACCGCCGCTCTGCCCCTGGGGTCAGGCCGGGCCGCCCGCGGCAGCGGCCTCGCACACCGCCAGTGCCGTTGCCATGATGGTCAGCTGAGGGTTCACCTCAGGACAGCTCGGCAACGCCGATCCGTCCACGACCAGGACGCCGTGCACGCCGCGCAGCCGGCCATGGGGATCGGCGGGCGCGGTCTGCGTGTCGGCCCCGATGGCGACCGTCCCCGTCGGGTGGAACGCCGACAGATGCAGCTGTCGTGCCGTCACATTCCCTAGGAGCAGCCTCAGTTCCGCGACGGAACGGGCCCGAGGCGCGGCCGCGATCCCCGTCAGGACCTCCTCGGCGCCTGCCGCGAACAGCAGCTCTCCCATGGCCTCGACCGCGCGCAGCAGCCGTCGGCCGTCGCGAGGATCGAGGTCGTAGCGCAGCACACTGCGCCGAGCTCCCAGGACCCGGCCCGAGGGCCGGTCGGCGATCATCGCGCCGAGTGTGGCGAGGTTGCCCGCCTCCTCCAGTTCCGTCCGCAGGGCGCGTCCCACGCCGGGCAACACGAACGATCCCATGCCCGGAGGCCCGGCCGTGGCCTCGATGAGGATCCCGTCGTCGTGGTGCTGCTCGATGCCGACGCTCTGCAGGACGCCGTGCCACGCGGTGATCCGTTCCGTGAAGCGCCCGGCGACGCTGGTCGCCGGATGGACGGCGAGATTGCGCCCGAGCCGGGGGTGACGGCCGAGACCGGAACGCCGCAGCAGCGGGGGAGAGTGCAGCGCCCCGGCCGCGACGACGACGAGCGGTGCGAGGATCTCGAAGTCCGTTCCGTCCGGCCGCCGTACGCTGACGCCACAGGCCCGCGGGCCGCCGGGCCGGTCCGGATCGGTCAGGATGCGGCGCACGTACGCGCTGGTGACGATCCGTGCCCCCGCGGCGCATGCGTCAGGCAGCACGGACAGCTGAACGCTCTGCTTGGCGCCGGTCGGACAGCCGACGACGCACTGGCACGAGCCCTTGCAGCCAGGCGCGTTGCGCCGCAGGGGTCCGGCCTTCCAGCCGAGGATCTCGGCGCCGACCAGGGCCGTGCGCCCGTTGCGGCCCAGGACGTCGAGCGGCTGGGTCGCCACCCGCAGAGTGCGTTCGACCTCGTCGAGGCGCGCCGCGAAGGAGGCCGCGTCGGCCAGGTCCACTCCGAACCTGTCGCGCCAGCGCGCGAGCACATGGTCCGGAGTGCGGTAGCACGTACCGGAGTTGACGACGGTGGTGCCTCCCACCGCCCGGCCCACCGGAAGCACCACGGGCGGGTTGCCGAGCGCGACGGTCGCGCCTCCGTCGCGGTACAGCTCCGCGAACCGGTCAAGCGGTGCCCGCCGCCCGAATCCGGCGGTGGTGTGCCGGCGTCCCTCCTCCAGGACCACGACACGCATCCCGGCGCGGGCGAGCGTGCGCGCGGCGATCGCACCGCCCGCGCCGGAGCCGATCACGACGGCGTCGGCCGTCGAACGGTCCGGCCACTCGGCCGACGCCACGCAGTCCAGCGGCGGATCCTCGAACGGCGGCGCGGAGGGCGCGCGGCGCGGCTCCTCGTGGAGCATCCGTTCCGTGCCCGCGGCCAGCATCACCGGGACTTTCACGGCGTCCAGCACGGGCACCAGTGCGGGGCGGGCGGTCAGCGAGGCCAGCACGTTCTCCCGCTCGCCCGGCGTGAGCCCGCTCAGCCGCCGGCCCGTGCGTACCGCGGCGTACGCGTCGATGGCCGCGGCCGCACCGTGCACCCCGGCCCGGGCCGCTGCGGGCATCGCATCGAGCATCCTGCCGAGCCGGTCGGTCACCGCACCGGGCCAGGACGCGCTGCCGTCGTCGGCGAGAAGAGCGGCGACGAGGCCGCCGAGCCTGTTGCTCACCGGTCGCCCACCTCCGCGTGCGCCGTGCCGTCGAGGAACCACTCGGCTTCCGTACGCCACCGGCCCCACCACCGCTCCAGCAGGACCCGGGCGTCCGCGCTCTCGCTGTTGCGGCACACGGCGGCCCCGCCGTCGGGATCGGTGTAGTCGAGCGCCAGGGTGCGTTCCTCGGGCTGGGTCACCTCGACCCGGATGCGGCGCAGCCCCGCCGTGCCGCTCACCGTCCATACGGGCAGGCCGATACGTGTCCGGAAGCGGCCGAGCCCCGCCCAGCCGACGGCGCTGCGCTCCGCCCGGCGCGGCCAGGTGCGGCCGTTCCTGCGCAGTCGCAGGAAGGTGAGCGGCGGCAGCTTGTTCAGCCCGGGACGCATGGACACGGCGGCCACGATCTCGAGGACGTCGCCGCCGCCCAGGTCGGCGTGCAGCCACGCCCAGCGGCGGGCGTTGCCGTGTCCGTAGATCCGGGCGGAAGCGCCCGGGGCTGCGTCGAGGTGCAGTTCGCCACCCGGGTGCTTGACCGTGCCGGTGTAGGAGGCGTGCGCGGACGGGAGGATCTGCGCGGCCGGCAGCAGCGGACGCCGCCAGGACCAGCGCGGGAAGGTGAACAGGGGCTCGCCATCCGGGCGTTCGGTGAGATCCCAGCCGAATCCGCCCGCGGACCCCCGCAGCCGGCCGGGTCCGGCCTCGATCCCCTCCACACTGAAGCCGGCAGGATCCGGCTGCCACGGTTCGGGGCCGAACCGGGCGTGCTCGACTGGGCCTTCGGGCGGGAAGAGTGCGACCCAGCCGTGTGCGTGTGCGGGGGAGCCGTCGGCCGGCGCGGTCAGCTCGTGGTGCAGCCACACTCCGGTGCGGGTCTTGGGGTCGGTGAGCGTGGTGTACCAGACCTCGGTGCGGCCGGGGCTGCCGTTCCAGCGCGGTGCCAGATGCCGTGCCGTGTCCTGTGCGCCCCGGGCCCGGGGAAAGCGGAAGCTGCCCAGGAAGGGCAGCAGCGCGGTCGCCACGCGGAAGCGCAGAGTGCCTCGTCCGGCCTCCTTGCCGTCCGCCAGCAGCGTGAACGGGAGTACCGTCATCGACTGCACCGGCCGCAGCGCCGAGACGGACTTCCACCCGTCGAGCGAGTAGCGGCGGCCGTCCTCGGCGGTGAAGTCCAGCCGGTAGCGGATCCGCCGCCGGGCGATCGGCGATATCTCCAGCTCGCCCCGGACATCGCGGTCGTCGGCCCACCCGGCGATCCGCACCCGGCCGCTCAGCGTGCCGTCGGTCGTCCGGTGCGGGAGCATCAACTCCTCGGCCCGTACGGCCAGATCGAGCCGCATCGGACGCGTCTCGCTCTCGCCGGCCAGCCGCACCGAACCGGCCATGGTCTCGGTGAACTCCGTTCCGCGCCCGGCCATCACCCGACCCCCAGTCCGTCGAGCATGATCCGCTCGGTGGCGCTCAGATACACATCGGCAGCGGCGCGCGCCGCCGCACCGTCGCCCGCGCAGACCGCTTCGACGACCGGGGCCAGTCGCGCATGGGCGGCCTCCGGGTCCAGGAACGGCCCCACCAGATGGGCCCGCATCGGTACGTAGGCGTTGAAGAGGGTGTTGGTCAGCAGGGTGTAGACCCGGTTGCCGGTGGCGCGCGCCAGCGCACGGTGCACCTCGATGTCGGCGAGCTGGACCGCATCCCCGCCCTCGGCGCCCGCTACAGCGGCCAGCAACTCCCGCAGCTCGGTGCGTTGCGTCGCCGTGCCCTTCTCGGCGGCGCGGCCCGCGATCAACGCGCCGATGCTGCGCCGTACTTCGAAGATCTCGCCGAGCCAGCCGGGGCTGTGCCGCACCAGCATGGGCAGCAGATCCGCACCGCCGAGGCGCGCGTAGTCCCGCACCCGGGTGCCCACGCCGTGCCGGGTCTCCAGCAGTCCGGCCTGCACCAGGCGGCCGAAGGCGTGCTTGAGGGTGGTCCGGGTGACGCCGTAGCCGTCCGCGAGTTCGCGCTCGGGAGGCAGATAACTGCCGGTGGGATGGCGGCCGGTGAGGATGTCCTCCCTCAGGCGCATCTCCAGTGCGTCGACGATCGTCTCGCGGGGCAGTGTCTCCACAATTCTCCTCAGTGGCTGAGTGGATGAGCCACTGAACCACGCTGAGGGGTCGGGAAGCAAGGGTCCGTACCACGCAGAACCGACTACAGGGCGTCCGCGTCCTTCTGCGGTTCGTCGGGTGCGACCAGCGACTGCGTGAGCGGGATCCGGGCAAGTGCCAGGACACCCGCGGCGATCAGGGCGACACCGAGCAGCTGAGGCAGCAACCACCAGCCGGCGCGGACGTGTTCCTCGTAGATGATGATTCCGAGCACCATACTCACCGTCGCGTCGCCGAGGGTGAGGGCGGGCTGCGAGGCGACCAGCGGCCCGGCCTGCATCGCGTTCTCCAGCAGGAACAGCGCGCCCCCGCCGACCGCCGCGAAGGCGTACGTCTGCCAGGAGGTGAAGAACGCGGCGACTCCGTAGTCGTCGAGGATGTGCATGGACGCCTTCATCAAGGCCGCCGTCACCGCGAATCCGATGGCGGTGGCTGCGCCCAGACAACCTGCCCGGATCCGGCCCTCGGGATGCTTGATCGCCGTCAGACAGAGAACGACGACCGCTGCGACGCACACCGCGAGTGCGGGGATCCAGCGGTCCAGCGCTACATGGGTGCGGTTGCCCGAGGGGGACGCCGCGGCCAGCGCGACGCCGAGCCCGACCACCACCACAGCCACCGCCAGCCAACCGGACCGCGGCAGTCCACGGTGCATCAGCAGCGAGGCGACGACGAGCGTGAGCGGCAGTTCGAGGATGAACAGCGGCTGCACGACGGTCAGCGGACCGGTCGCGAGGGCCAGCGCCTGGCAGACACCGGCGGCGATCACGGCCCCGATCCCGGCCAGCCACAGCGGCCGCCGCAGCAGATCGACCATCAGCCCCGCACGCAGACCTTCCGACCGCGGCACGCTCAGGGCGGCCTTGCGCTGGAGAACGGTGGCGACGGCGTTGCTCAGCGCCGCGCAGAGCGCGAACAGGACCGGCAGGAAGGTGCGCACGTGGTCGGCCTCCGTGGGGGGCGGTCGGGTGGCGGGGTCCGGGTCAGCGGTCGTCGAGGGTCAGCCCGGAGGCGGGCTGCGAGAACAGCCGCCGGGCGTTGGCGTCGAGCGCGGCGAAGCCCTCCACCAGCTGGGCCGCCACGCGCCACGACCCGTCCGGCCGTGGAGCGAACTCCCACAGGTGGAACGCCTTTCCCGTGAAGCTGTCGCTCGCCGGCGCCTTGCCGATCCGCTGCCGCAGAAAGAACTGGAGCCGGGTGCGGACCCGCACGCGGCCGTCGGGGAGCTGCTCGGGCGTGGACATCTGCTCGACGGTGTGCGACTCGTCGAAGAAGTCCGAGCGCGCGGCGAGGAACTCCCGCAGCCCCTGGTCACCCTCCCGGACCAGACCGTCGACGAACCCGGTGCGGAAGTCGTCGGTCAGCACCTCCTCCCGCATCCGCTCCGCGGACGCATGGGCCTGCAGCAGGGTGAAGTACCGCTCCGTCACCTCCCAGAGCAGTGGGACGACGGCACGCGGCGCAGCGAACTCGGCAGCAGCGGACTCGGCGGGCATACGACCTCCTTGCACCCTCTGCCATGGTCACCCCGGCCCGCCCGTCCCGCGCGATCCGGCTCGCCGAACGGGACGTCCGCCGCGTCCCGGACCAGGCCGCCCGGGCGGCCTGGTCCGCGTCCCGTCCGCCGCACCCCGGACTCCGCGGCCCGGGCTGCGGTCCGCCGCGTACACACCCACAATGGGACGCGGGCCCACGCCCGGCCCACTCGCGACGCCTGCCAGGCATCGCCCGAGAGGAACGTGCCCATGCGCGCAGAGCCGTCAACCACGGCGCGGACGGGGGCCTTCATCACGGCCGTGGTCGCGCTCGCCGGCGCGTCGGCGGCGAGCACGGCGATGACGCTCGAACGGCCGCCCGAGTACGCATCTGACGCCGTCCCACGGCCCGGCGGGGCCGCGATGCCGGCCGCGTCGGTCGTCGACACGGCTGTACGCCACCGGCTCGCCGTTCACGGCCGGGGGCTGTCGCAGTCACCGCCCGCGGCCGTCGGCATGGCGGACGGCAGCCGTGAGGTACTGCCGTGACGCGCGCCGAATCCGCCCGCAAGGGCGGGCAGCGTCACCACTTCGTCCCGTCCGGTCCCGACCGTACGGCGATCGTGCACAGGGCCGTCCGGGTCACCGTGGCCGCGAGCGCCGGGTTCTACCCCTTCGTGTACGTCGTGGACCGGCCGGAGACGGCGATCTACGCTCTGTTCGGGCCGGTGGCGCTCGGCGCGATGTCACAGATCCCGGGATCGGGGCGGCAGCGGGCCGCCGTGATGCTGCGTGCGCTGCCCGTCGGCCTGCTGCTGGTCGTGCTGGGCACAGTGCTGGCAGTGAGCACCTGGGCGGCGGTCCTCGGGATGCTGGTCGTCGGGTTCGTGCTCGCCTTCGCCGCGGTAGCAGGCCCCCGCGCGGCCGGAGCGGCGCCAGGGCTCCAGCTCTGCTACATCCTGGCGTGTTTCCCGCCCTACGCACCACAGGCCCTGGGGGACCGGCTGACCGGCATCACCCTCGGCGTGCTGGTGCTGGCCCTGTGCGAGGTCTTCCTGCTCCCCGCGCCGACGGCCGTCCCCTACCGCGAGCGGCTGGCGGACGCCATCTCGACCGCCGCCTCCGCGGCGGGAGACGATACGGCGGCCCGTCCGCCGCCGGAGCAGGCCGCCTTTGCGGACCAACTGCGGGCGACCGGCCGGAACCTGCGGCTGTCCAGCCTGCCGCCCGCCGAACGGCCCGCAGGGCCCGGCCGGGCGGACCGGGCGCTTGCGCACGCCGGTACGGCGGCCCGCAGACTGCTGGACCAACTGGCCCACTCGGGGGATCTCCGGCCGGCCGGCACCGCCCCGCCGGGGAGCAGCGCCGACGCCGACGCGGATGCCACGTCGGCCGGCCTCCTCGCCCGCGTGTCCGCGCTGTGTGATGCCGTCGCGGCCGCCCTGCGCACCGGACGGCCGCCCCCCGCCGCCGGCCTCGTTGCCCTGGACACGGCGATTCGGGACTTCCAGGCACAGCGCCTCGCCCAGGCGAGCGGCCCCCCGCACCGCGTACCCGGCGGCAGGGCGCTGCGCCGTCAGGCCGCAGTCCTCGGCACCGCCGTTTCCGTCCGGACACTGTATGTCTCCGTGACGGTCGGGCTCGACGGCAGACGTACGGATCCGATCCCGCCCCAGGAGCTGTTCTGGTACGCCGACGCGAGCGCCCCCGCGCTGTGGTGGCGGCGTCTCGCCGGCAACATGACCCTGCGTTCGGTGCAGTTCCAGAACGCGGTCCGCATCGCCGTAGGACTGGGCGCGGCCCGGCTGGTGGCAGGGTCGCTGGATCTGGAACACGGCTTCTGGGTGCTGCTCGCGGTGCTGACGCTCGGTCGTACGACCGTGTGGGAGACCTGGTCGGCGGTGCGTTCGGCGGTGATCGGCACTCTTTTGGGGGCCGTGGCGGCAGGCACGCTGCTGTTCGTGGCCGGGCAGCACACCAACGCCTACGCGGTACTGCTCGCACCCGGCATGCTGGCGGCCTTCGCACTGGGGCCACTGCTGGGCATCGCCTGGGCGCAGGCACTGTTCACGCTGGTGGTCGCGGCGGCGTTCGCCCAGCTCGCTCCCGCTTCCTGGCAGTTGGCGGAGATCCGGATCGAGGACGTGGTCACCGGCAGCGCGATCGGCCTGCTGTGCGGGCTGCTCGCGTGGCCCGCCGGAGCGCGCCGGGAGGTCCGACGAACGATGGGCGCGCTGCTGCATGCCTGTGCCCCGCTGGTCCCGGGCACCGTCCGGGGGCTCGTGGCCGAACCGCCCGGATCCGTTCCCCCACCCTCCACGATTCCCGCCCTGCACTGTCTGCGTCTCGCCGAAGCCGCCTATCTGCAGTTCCGCAGCGAACCGGGCGAACGGCCGGCCGCGATGTGGGACTGGCATGCCGTCCTCATCGCCGCCAACCACGTCCTGCTGGGTGTCCACTCGCTGCCCCGCATCGACCAGCCGACAGTGGCCATCCCCCCGGATGCGGTCGCCCGGGTCGGTACGGCGGCGGATCAAGTCGCGCTCGCCACCGACCGGGTGGCCGAACTGTGTGCCGAGGGAGCGC encodes:
- a CDS encoding FadR/GntR family transcriptional regulator, with the protein product METLPRETIVDALEMRLREDILTGRHPTGSYLPPERELADGYGVTRTTLKHAFGRLVQAGLLETRHGVGTRVRDYARLGGADLLPMLVRHSPGWLGEIFEVRRSIGALIAGRAAEKGTATQRTELRELLAAVAGAEGGDAVQLADIEVHRALARATGNRVYTLLTNTLFNAYVPMRAHLVGPFLDPEAAHARLAPVVEAVCAGDGAAARAAADVYLSATERIMLDGLGVG
- a CDS encoding GMC family oxidoreductase; this translates as MSNRLGGLVAALLADDGSASWPGAVTDRLGRMLDAMPAAARAGVHGAAAAIDAYAAVRTGRRLSGLTPGERENVLASLTARPALVPVLDAVKVPVMLAAGTERMLHEEPRRAPSAPPFEDPPLDCVASAEWPDRSTADAVVIGSGAGGAIAARTLARAGMRVVVLEEGRRHTTAGFGRRAPLDRFAELYRDGGATVALGNPPVVLPVGRAVGGTTVVNSGTCYRTPDHVLARWRDRFGVDLADAASFAARLDEVERTLRVATQPLDVLGRNGRTALVGAEILGWKAGPLRRNAPGCKGSCQCVVGCPTGAKQSVQLSVLPDACAAGARIVTSAYVRRILTDPDRPGGPRACGVSVRRPDGTDFEILAPLVVVAAGALHSPPLLRRSGLGRHPRLGRNLAVHPATSVAGRFTERITAWHGVLQSVGIEQHHDDGILIEATAGPPGMGSFVLPGVGRALRTELEEAGNLATLGAMIADRPSGRVLGARRSVLRYDLDPRDGRRLLRAVEAMGELLFAAGAEEVLTGIAAAPRARSVAELRLLLGNVTARQLHLSAFHPTGTVAIGADTQTAPADPHGRLRGVHGVLVVDGSALPSCPEVNPQLTIMATALAVCEAAAAGGPA
- a CDS encoding tetratricopeptide repeat protein encodes the protein MTTSPPPGDIRRALWENASAPNGLLRNARAEELVAAAESTGNRDLLRQALFGLIKAYEYSTERGKMMVPFARLLQEWDQDPSAFDSSDTYTFHWLFKWVSSGMLSLPEMPLASMEKWLAEMERRYRVGGYSERAVRQAEFELADDTGDTERAARAFAAWTAADRDQMANCHACELNDQGWYWLRQGQDEKALQVWEPVLAGRSTCMEEPHRVLAKSLLPLLRTGRADEARRNHLRGYRMARGNESLLPSIGLHIEFCALTGNEGRGLELLAEHASHLTSQGNPSARLEMFTGTLVLLQRLLALGLQTQPAVAYAGQQRTVRELYDILDSEAVSIAARFDLRNGSDVVSRRLAGRRGARPLVDSLPLGVRAASLTAAVPSAAVAPAPQEAASQQPLSELVAEARQLRTQGHPKASSAWDRVDALVAERDEAPDPMLAADLLERRAVRAGHAGGDTVRSFFEQTVAAYRAAGDPGRAALNELRVVYAAAQTGAEPDEIRKLLATATASAQALDPSDPTRTRRIATAALSALKLEPALRDTDGGELVLDHTRFDSDLAAFVAEFAGAVTQEGGEIGDLLSDAEQLRAEQAWHTGDVERADELFASAAGRSITAGRPWDAAESLSRRARLLLMLQRPQEAEQVARAALTHGAELVEPDELGRIRLTLAEILYQHDGKESEAALYALEATHWFDAAGDSAGAGAYARLVLAQAYGETGRAAEAAEVLESVLPDLLEHGDERAVQARETLARNLRALGDQRAAAEQYLLAAEVVKGWEHQRPHAQLATLAAECLAGAGMQDEAVAAYHRAVDLWETVGEAVALARALRSLAWLEAQEGDSRAAKDLMEKALSAVGGDGPELLLERARTWTQTAELLLDDLYEYDEDDDGEDEGGSQDGGEAAAVRREALVLLDRADAAFEALGAEVLDERARCVVRAAWTERELDRTDDATARVRALIGELSALPSDGARSAVRRLEHTLGQLTPPS
- a CDS encoding FUSC family protein, with product MTRAESARKGGQRHHFVPSGPDRTAIVHRAVRVTVAASAGFYPFVYVVDRPETAIYALFGPVALGAMSQIPGSGRQRAAVMLRALPVGLLLVVLGTVLAVSTWAAVLGMLVVGFVLAFAAVAGPRAAGAAPGLQLCYILACFPPYAPQALGDRLTGITLGVLVLALCEVFLLPAPTAVPYRERLADAISTAASAAGDDTAARPPPEQAAFADQLRATGRNLRLSSLPPAERPAGPGRADRALAHAGTAARRLLDQLAHSGDLRPAGTAPPGSSADADADATSAGLLARVSALCDAVAAALRTGRPPPAAGLVALDTAIRDFQAQRLAQASGPPHRVPGGRALRRQAAVLGTAVSVRTLYVSVTVGLDGRRTDPIPPQELFWYADASAPALWWRRLAGNMTLRSVQFQNAVRIAVGLGAARLVAGSLDLEHGFWVLLAVLTLGRTTVWETWSAVRSAVIGTLLGAVAAGTLLFVAGQHTNAYAVLLAPGMLAAFALGPLLGIAWAQALFTLVVAAAFAQLAPASWQLAEIRIEDVVTGSAIGLLCGLLAWPAGARREVRRTMGALLHACAPLVPGTVRGLVAEPPGSVPPPSTIPALHCLRLAEAAYLQFRSEPGERPAAMWDWHAVLIAANHVLLGVHSLPRIDQPTVAIPPDAVARVGTAADQVALATDRVAELCAEGAPRRTPVRSVFRPSTEPPVSPPLPVLIDLEQWLGSLAAQLARIESPSAPAPG
- a CDS encoding DMT family transporter is translated as MRTFLPVLFALCAALSNAVATVLQRKAALSVPRSEGLRAGLMVDLLRRPLWLAGIGAVIAAGVCQALALATGPLTVVQPLFILELPLTLVVASLLMHRGLPRSGWLAVAVVVVGLGVALAAASPSGNRTHVALDRWIPALAVCVAAVVVLCLTAIKHPEGRIRAGCLGAATAIGFAVTAALMKASMHILDDYGVAAFFTSWQTYAFAAVGGGALFLLENAMQAGPLVASQPALTLGDATVSMVLGIIIYEEHVRAGWWLLPQLLGVALIAAGVLALARIPLTQSLVAPDEPQKDADAL